tcattaggtactatttatatttaattttaaattttaagttttgaaatgatttctgaccgcacgatgtacaatgaacggtcacgatcacgaaatccctaggatccccagaAAAAGAATCCgccgaggatccttttccctaAAAATCTACTTATTACATGTTAAGTAAACTaaacttttaaatcaaatttataatttaataatgtgttatcaataaaaaataagtatgtTAATCAACAATTAAATAGTAATTCAATCATTTActttcatatcatttagtttacaaaattttctaCATGTTTATTCTCCCTAGTATTACACTTATAAgaatattttcctttttaaacATAAAAAGTTTAGAGTATACAATTAGATTTCAAAGTACTAGTTACAGGTTTCTAGAAAATATATCCTAGAATGTAACATATCCATCTTATCATCcacttatattataaaatatgtaataacattttatatttcagAAAGTAACTTATATGGAATGAATTTATTGTCAGGTAGCGTTTTTTAAAATTGTATTGTAAAAAATACTTATACATGACAATCCATACATTATTAATCAACAAAGCAATATAACGTGAATTCATTCTATGTAAGTCTCACGctaaaaattttcttttgtgctAAAAACTTTCGTCCTTGCTATTAAATTCCAAGTTTGCTTAGGTAttgtttggtacgtgggacgggacgggatggAACGGGATGagccgttccgtcccacgtttggtgcgcctaaaaactgtggaacgggttgtcccatgggacgaaatttggctgatttttcgttccacctcttccccctggaacgactcgttccacatccgtggaacacaaatttataacattttatgacaaaatttctccttatctttttcaatatttacatcatctgtttcgtcccgtctgcgtaccaaacggtacctaaggAACTCCTCGATCTGCATTTCAAGGACAGTGAAATGACCAAGACACTTAAATGTACTAAGAAAACAGAATAAGAAACATGATACTGAAAAggctttttttattagcatcTCACATAATGTTAAATATAcctcacattaaaatttaatattaggtGGCTTATGTAACCTACTATGCAATGATAATTTCAACCTTATGAGgtttaaagaaaataagaaatttctaaatacaccccaaattacttttaacgtattatttatcttcttcaactatcaaaatctctcccaccctccattccattgttgaataaaattCTAACTATTGAAACtataaacatgttgattgagaaaaaaattGATGAATGGAACACAATATCAATATTTcagaagcttcacatgaggtaaaatTTCATATTTGTCATTGTTTTAATTATTCAATGACATCGGTAATTATTTAagcttgcttttgctttccataCTACCCAATTTCATAGGAGGCCAACCCAGCAACACCTTTTCCGTTCTTATTCATCTTCTGGGGTTTACTTTTGCTTTGTTAGGTTCCTCCCAGTTGTCATTTTTTagcatcctttttttttgttagcaAAAGGCTTAAGAAACAGAGAAAAGGAGATTGGCTATGATGATCCAATTAATGAAACTCAAGCTCAACAAACTGAATTGTAGAATTCTCCTTTTAAAGAATGTTAGGGTTTTAATCCTAAgtcaatttattttataaaaattgaaaataagtaTTATAAGATTTGACGAATGTGGGAGTGTatagaaaatgtggggtgtatgtgaAAAATATTAGGTGtatgagaatgtggggtgtaaGAGTATTATGAGAGAGCATGCttggtgtattaagataatttttaattgaaaaagcaaaTATGGAATGTATTAAATATCTGAGGTTTAATCAACAATATGTGAGATGTTAATAAAATAAGCTTACTACAAAAGACAATACACTAAAATGACAATGACAAATGGTTAAGGTTTCACATTTGAGTTACTTAGTTGCTATAAAAGACATTCAGATAAATCTTAAAGGTCTTTAAGGTAAAACTCAAAAGGAACTAGAAGGTTCGAACTTCAAATTATTTTATTCATGTTTTTGTTGGacaaggatcctctccggatcctctttataAGGATCAGGGAATCAATTAATCGTGTCCATTTATCGTATATCATACGgttagttttttttaaatactatttataatcaatttaaaatttaaaatttaaaataatttataatcggacgatgaacgaacatgattgattgatttttcgAATCCCCACAAAGAAGATCCAAGAGGATCCTACTCCGTTTTTGTTAATAAACTATGTATGTGCTTTCTTTTATAAAGTGTTTTCTTTATAAAATATGTATGCGCTAAGTGGAACTCATAAGTGGAAGAAAAGTAAAGAGGGAAAGTTTAGTATATTCTTGTCatcttaaaaacaatgaaaatgcTAAGGTAATCGTATTAATACATCCTCTCATATAATAATGTATACATATcacattaattaataaatttatagcATTAGATGTTAATTTTATATATCACTTACCACATAAAATAATACACTAATATACCTTAATTATGTAGTCACCTTATCAATTATCATTCTACAAATTTCTAAATCGCCATTAATTCCTAGTGTGGGTCACACCTACAGTGGCTTATTCTGGTTTTATGTTTGATCAGGATTATCTATGAAGtataacttgaaaaatagacgattcggatcgttaaagttcgacGTCGTTTTCGTTTTCCTTTTTCCAGCTCTGTCCGTTAATTTGAAACTAGTTGTTTGTACTCTGCCAGcagctttgggatgtcatccaGACGCAACTGAAAACCACGatataattaaaaacaatatgaGAAGAGAAATAAAGGAAAGAATATAAGCAGAAACTAGAAAGTTTGTAGATGGAGGAAAATATGGTACCATGTgatcataataattaatttgattGCTTTGCATAACTAAGCATGAATTGTACCTGGTTAACATTTCTGATATGGTAAAAGCCATAAGCCGCTTTTCCAGGAAAACTGGACTCGACGAACTGCATATCAGATCCACTATTCACCCTATATAGCCACAAAGAAAATTCcatgaagagaaaaagaagatgaaaacATTAATCAACCAAGTTAACAAATGAGAAACCGACAGATATGGGTTAAAATACAACTTACGCTGTTATTTTCCCCGTGGACAAAGACAAATTCTATACTTGTGTCCATCTCCACAAATTCTAGGGGGAAAAGAACTAACATGACAGGGACAGAGACCAAAACATTTGAGATGCCACTGGACTGGTCGAAATTTCAATTTtgccaattaaaaaaaatgataagttGATCACATTTCGGTTATTGGATGTCTAATAGATTTGTCTTCACAAAAACAATCTGGTGCACTAGTGTTGGTGTCCATTTTACAGTAGCCAACTTCCAAACGACTCACTCAACGTCCCCTGTTGATAGAGTATCGTCTTACTCCTAAACCCTAAGCCTTCTTTTGCACCATGCTTCACAGAATCATCTTTCTCCTACCATGAGAGGACTCCAAGCAGCATTATTTCGATTATTCGGTAGCATTATTTAGTAGGAGTATATCATCAAGATTGTTTTTTGAGTATAGGAGTCATCTATTAGCTAAACTAGCAAAACTAGGAGAGGGCACAAAAATCCCACTGACCCTTCTTTAACTGTGATGTATTTTCTATACTCATAATGCTGTACCTAAGTTACACACTCAACTCATGTTGCGCCGCATACTATGTGGGGACCAAGACCTAGAATCAAAGATGATGTGATTACGATGTGCACAACCAAAGGTCAAATGCAGATCGTGTGAACTAGCCACTTAATGTTAAGcaagaaattttttaataataaactAACAACAAAATCCTGAAATAAGTTTGGCTGATCATAAGCTATGGTGTAAGATGTTCTTACTGAAGACGACGAGTAATCAGGCGTTGGTAGTCCCGAAGCAAGGGTCCAAGCTCCTTAAGTGGGATAAGCCTTGGTGTAGATTTCCTCCAGTGTTCACGAAGTGCCTGAGTTGTATTTTCATTGAATTTTCACTCACATTGAATTTTCACTCACACAACCGATTGCATTTGACATTTAAAAGTACCTAATTGATGCATGGTAAAATACCCTACCTGAACACCAGAAACCTGTTCATCACTAGAGACTCTTTCTCCAACCAAATTTGAAGCCAGTTGAATGAATTCTTTGTCTTCCACCTCATCCACAATTGGAACCCCATTACCATGGAGAGAAACAGATATTCCTAATCTTTTTTGTAACTCCGAGACAGCAGATTCTTCCATTTGGCTTTCCTGCTAAAATTAGAAGGGTCGGTTACAAAGTAACTCTAGCAGTAAACCAGTACTTTTGTGAGATATGCATGCATGCCCAACTTTTCGAAAAACAATTACCTAATAACAACCGAACCAACCCAGTTATGGTTTTATGAGAAGGCAGTTTGATAAAATCATACTAAAAGTTGCACTTAATTGGAGGCAATTGTAAGCACACCTTGATGTTTTGGACATTTTCATTTCCCATCTCCACATCCTTATTTTGGATATTTGGTGAAGCTGCAAGTATTCTCTTTGCAAGGGAGTCCTCTACAGAACAAGCAAAAGTGACAATCATAACATGTTAGAATTAGGTTCTAATTCAAACACCatgaatattataaaataaaataaaaaggaaatacAAGGTCCGCTTCTGCTTGGATAACTACACAGCAAGGATCGTAAAACGTCTTTCTTAGCTAATAGGGCTTGTGCCATTCTCTCCTTCACTAAGCAATATTCTAAGTCTTCTTTCCTCAACTTTTTTCTTCAGTTACAAGAATTAGATAACTTTGGAGCCTGCCCATCCTAACCAAACAAACTTCCAAGAGTCTGATATCAATCAAATTTGTTTAAACGTTATATCAAACTCTTTCATTAGATTTTCACAATTGCATGCAACATTTCATAAGCGTTGCAGCAAAGAAAAAAGAGTTAATAAGACCACAGAccaatttcatttttcttgtcGCAGAAAATTTAGCAAGATACCAAGTCTATGAGAACTTCATAGAGGATTATTCATAACCTAACTGAATTGGTTTATAAGACCATAAAGAAAATTATCTGATGAGAGAAACGAAGGTGATATAATACCTTCAGGAACCAACCACCAGAGATCACCAAAAGTTGATTTTCCATCAAAGCCACCAAATAGCAGATAGCGTGAACCCATACATGTCAGAGAATGGTATGCTCGAGCAGGAGGAGGTTCATTGCCAGTAGGCAAGCGCTTCCACTGTGCAGACACTTCCAGAAGGAAAAAGGAAATATAAATAATTGCATTAAAGATGCAAAGCATTTGAACCAAATTCTGGAAAAGAATGatgcaattaaaaacaattGCATCGAACATGTAGAAAAAGTAGAAATGTTTCACACACAGAGTTATCcacaaatatataattaagaaGATAGTTTCTTACTCATTAAAGTAATCCTCATTTTATCTCAATAATGCAAATCCATAATATTTCATGTTTCAATGTTAAGCATTGGATGTCAGTGGTCATACCCAAGTCCTCTCTGTATGATTCCagtgaccttttttttttttttgcctttgtTCTTGCCTCACAATTACAAAATACTAACACCAACCTTAATTCTTCATTTGATGAGCCGGTTCAATGTTGAGAATCAATAAGAGCTCTGCTTTCTGATTTTAGTTGTATCTGAACCACtactattttctttctttctcgctCTCTGCCATATAATTCCCTAtctattttataaaaacacaaGGATAGGGCTATTGAAGATTGCAGTATGTCAGTGGACTATGAAAAGAAATTCACTTCTTTTTtagaagtgaaaaaaaaattaaaaagacaaaaaagtGAACCCAGTAAGAGTGCTGAGAGACTGAAATTTTTCTAGCATCTGTATTGTTTTGCTACACGAATATATTAAACGAGAGTATTAACATGGTAAAATACAAATGGTTAATCAATACTATGTGGCGCATTCAGCAAAGTTAAGTGAATAGTCCAACAGAAAAGGCAAGAATCAATTACCCCTGTCTAGAACGATGCAGTCATTGTGATAAATGTCATAACGACTCAACCAGCCACCAGTTCCATGGCCGCCAAAGAGCAACAGCTTCAAAAGGACATCAAGAAAATAGTGTGAAGATTAAACGATAAAGAAAAGCAAACAGATATCATGACGTAATAATTCCATtgtcatcaatacaaatatgaTTGTTGTAATCAAGAACCATACAATACAGGACTGGAGTGCTTGTTTTGGCCAAAAAGTCTCATTGTTAGATACTATTGATACTTCTTCGCTACTCTAAGATCCAGACattaagattttatttttatgcaaCATAATTGTAAAAGTAACCAAGAAATGAAATCTGATACTTAAGGAAGTTTGATACTACTTTTTCAAGTAAGGATATCTATCGCCAACGAAAAAAAGAGCCTATGCTTTCAGTCACACATGCCAAGCTGAGATCACATGTATGTAAACTTAACTAATCAAGCTTATAACAATCCTTCTGCTGTTACTAAGGGTATCCTACCCAAACCAGGTTGACCATAATAACAACAGTACAGAAATATATTAACTTGTAATGAAGTAGAAGTCATCCCTGAAGAAAGTATATTGAAGAGACTAATAAAAATAGTATGGAAATGTCAATTACATAGTGCCCTCCTGATGTAATAGTATGGCCACACAGAGCAGAAGGAGCTTGTCCTGGAAGCTTCAATTGGGTCCACGCAGGTGTTTCATTCTCTACCCTCCACAAGAAAGATGAAACACAAAATTAAGTTGAATAACTGAAAACCaagtaataatatatatatatatagacacacatatataatgagTTTTATGAATTGACATGTTTGAAGCTTAAACTCATGAATCTGAGTAAAAAAGGATAAGAAGAAACGTCAAGCTAAAATAACAAATGAGACGAAAAATGATAGCCTAACATGTCCAGGTGCATACAATGTAAAGATTGCTTCCGAGATAAGAAAATAGAGAAATGGTTTCTTAATCCTTAAATTCCTTACAGTACTATTTGGAAGACAAACAAAACTAAGATGATTGTGTCTTTGGGTGGCTAAAACTCAATTTGTCCAAGTGTAAACAGATGCAGCAAAAAGCTAATTGTAATTTGGATAGCATTAGAAGGAGAATACTCATCACTTTGACAAGTGCTCTAAGAGGGACACATCAGTTATCCAGAGAGGAAACATAAAATGTAACAAAATAATCcgacaaaataaagcaattttcAAAAAACATGAGAACTAAGTAAAACCAAAAGGATAAGCCATGACGAAATAGTAAGCTACCATAGAAAAAGGGAATATACTGCTAACCTTCTTCGATTAGACCCTTCAAAGCCCATAAATCACCCAGTACTGGACCTCCACCTCCTATGAAAGTCAAGACAAATATTCAAGTCAGCTAGATTGTACACAAATAAACCCAAGCATCTTATGCTTGCCTTATTGCAAAGATTGGCATATATGTTTATAAGCAATACAAAGAAcgaaagggaaaggaggaagaaaacaaaaaaaataatcagcGAACTTGAACACTGATTAGATTTCTATTAATaattggctttttagccaaaatggtccttgagattggcataactcctcacttggtctctgagatttaaaatcaatagaagtagtccttgagattgtccaccgtcaatcattttggtcctgtgaaaaatctccgttaaattgaagaaaccacTAGTTCAAGGGGAAgggttgatttgacaaaaacaCCCTCAATTTAACGAAGATTTCTCACAGAATAACCAAAAGGATTGACGGTGGACAATCCCAGGGaacacttctatcgattttgaATCTTAGGGACTAAAGTGAGGAATTTgccaatctcagggaccattttggataaaaaaaaaaccataataatTTGCATCTCCTTGTATTTAATTCAAAAAGTAG
This region of Malus domestica chromosome 07, GDT2T_hap1 genomic DNA includes:
- the LOC103410048 gene encoding protein GLUTELIN PRECURSOR ACCUMULATION 3-like isoform X2, with the translated sequence MHYWVRASSSDFVGTLPQPRSGHTAVIVGRSKVVVFGGLVEKKFLSDIVVYDIDNKLWYQPECTGGSDGQVGPSPRAFHVTVVIDCHMFIFGGRSGSKRLGDFWVLDTDIWQWTELTSFGDLPSARDFAAASAIGNRKIVMYGGWDGKKWLSDVYVLDTISLEWMELSVTGSLPPPRCGHTTTMVEKRLLVYGGRGGGGPVLGDLWALKGLIEEENETPAWTQLKLPGQAPSALCGHTITSGGHYLLLFGGHGTGGWLSRYDIYHNDCIVLDRVSAQWKRLPTGNEPPPARAYHSLTCMGSRYLLFGGFDGKSTFGDLWWLVPEEDSLAKRILAASPNIQNKDVEMGNENVQNIKESQMEESAVSELQKRLGISVSLHGNGVPIVDEVEDKEFIQLASNLVGERVSSDEQVSGVQALREHWRKSTPRLIPLKELGPLLRDYQRLITRRLQVNSGSDMQFVESSFPGKAAYGFYHIRNVNQLRLDDIPKLLAEYKQLVSN
- the LOC103410048 gene encoding protein GLUTELIN PRECURSOR ACCUMULATION 3-like isoform X5, encoding MCTMAVQVQMLLWIKVFYNKLWYQPECTGGSDGQVGPSPRAFHVTVVIDCHMFIFGGRSGSKRLGDFWVLDTDIWQWTELTSFGDLPSARDFAAASAIGNRKIVMYGGWDGKKWLSDVYVLDTISLEWMELSVTGSLPPPRCGHTTTMVEKRLLVYGGRGGGGPVLGDLWALKGLIEEENETPAWTQLKLPGQAPSALCGHTITSGGHYLLLFGGHGTGGWLSRYDIYHNDCIVLDRVSAQWKRLPTGNEPPPARAYHSLTCMGSRYLLFGGFDGKSTFGDLWWLVPEEDSLAKRILAASPNIQNKDVEMGNENVQNIKQESQMEESAVSELQKRLGISVSLHGNGVPIVDEVEDKEFIQLASNLVGERVSSDEQVSGVQALREHWRKSTPRLIPLKELGPLLRDYQRLITRRLQVNSGSDMQFVESSFPGKAAYGFYHIRNVNQLRLDDIPKLLAEYKQLVSN
- the LOC103410048 gene encoding protein GLUTELIN PRECURSOR ACCUMULATION 3-like isoform X4, coding for MTLKTMCTMAVQVQMLLWIKVFYNKLWYQPECTGGSDGQVGPSPRAFHVTVVIDCHMFIFGGRSGSKRLGDFWVLDTDIWQWTELTSFGDLPSARDFAAASAIGNRKIVMYGGWDGKKWLSDVYVLDTISLEWMELSVTGSLPPPRCGHTTTMVEKRLLVYGGRGGGGPVLGDLWALKGLIEEENETPAWTQLKLPGQAPSALCGHTITSGGHYLLLFGGHGTGGWLSRYDIYHNDCIVLDRVSAQWKRLPTGNEPPPARAYHSLTCMGSRYLLFGGFDGKSTFGDLWWLVPEEDSLAKRILAASPNIQNKDVEMGNENVQNIKESQMEESAVSELQKRLGISVSLHGNGVPIVDEVEDKEFIQLASNLVGERVSSDEQVSGVQALREHWRKSTPRLIPLKELGPLLRDYQRLITRRLQVNSGSDMQFVESSFPGKAAYGFYHIRNVNQLRLDDIPKLLAEYKQLVSN
- the LOC103410048 gene encoding protein GLUTELIN PRECURSOR ACCUMULATION 3-like isoform X1; amino-acid sequence: MHYWVRASSSDFVGTLPQPRSGHTAVIVGRSKVVVFGGLVEKKFLSDIVVYDIDNKLWYQPECTGGSDGQVGPSPRAFHVTVVIDCHMFIFGGRSGSKRLGDFWVLDTDIWQWTELTSFGDLPSARDFAAASAIGNRKIVMYGGWDGKKWLSDVYVLDTISLEWMELSVTGSLPPPRCGHTTTMVEKRLLVYGGRGGGGPVLGDLWALKGLIEEENETPAWTQLKLPGQAPSALCGHTITSGGHYLLLFGGHGTGGWLSRYDIYHNDCIVLDRVSAQWKRLPTGNEPPPARAYHSLTCMGSRYLLFGGFDGKSTFGDLWWLVPEEDSLAKRILAASPNIQNKDVEMGNENVQNIKQESQMEESAVSELQKRLGISVSLHGNGVPIVDEVEDKEFIQLASNLVGERVSSDEQVSGVQALREHWRKSTPRLIPLKELGPLLRDYQRLITRRLQVNSGSDMQFVESSFPGKAAYGFYHIRNVNQLRLDDIPKLLAEYKQLVSN
- the LOC103410048 gene encoding protein GLUTELIN PRECURSOR ACCUMULATION 3-like isoform X3, giving the protein MTLKTMCTMAVQVQMLLWIKVFYNKLWYQPECTGGSDGQVGPSPRAFHVTVVIDCHMFIFGGRSGSKRLGDFWVLDTDIWQWTELTSFGDLPSARDFAAASAIGNRKIVMYGGWDGKKWLSDVYVLDTISLEWMELSVTGSLPPPRCGHTTTMVEKRLLVYGGRGGGGPVLGDLWALKGLIEEENETPAWTQLKLPGQAPSALCGHTITSGGHYLLLFGGHGTGGWLSRYDIYHNDCIVLDRVSAQWKRLPTGNEPPPARAYHSLTCMGSRYLLFGGFDGKSTFGDLWWLVPEEDSLAKRILAASPNIQNKDVEMGNENVQNIKQESQMEESAVSELQKRLGISVSLHGNGVPIVDEVEDKEFIQLASNLVGERVSSDEQVSGVQALREHWRKSTPRLIPLKELGPLLRDYQRLITRRLQVNSGSDMQFVESSFPGKAAYGFYHIRNVNQLRLDDIPKLLAEYKQLVSN